Proteins from a single region of Lujinxingia litoralis:
- a CDS encoding tetratricopeptide repeat protein, whose protein sequence is MERYYVKRPSGKVFGPFDQNAIRLMLRGNKLGADAQVSTDKETWTPISNVAAFAEDAGGNTTRAGFAGQDLPVSASAPALPAPRSAPDLPRPKLGDLPKPKLADLPRAKADVPALPRPKLSDLPRPAGSNLPRSAASDLPTAAGNDLPTAVLKNLPTAAGVNLPASPEDDDLFAAPIQDDDDLFAAPLSAAQDDLFAAPATVEAEDDLFASPAGMADPADNLFAAPLGAEPSDDLFAAPLGAEPSDDLFAAPVGAEPSDDLFAAPVGQDAADDLFAAPVGQDAAEDLFAAPAGMAEDSDDLFAAPAGDDPFAAPVGFDDDPFAAPAPAPAGDDPFAAPAPDPFADGAGDDLFAAPVMDDEDLFADAPADEDDFLGGDQGFSFLDEEPEEDEWGQQLQGNDAFGSDDLGVNEADWGDDLMGGPAPPSVQPPPAQPRAPASPRSAAPAPQGHDPFRPASSGIREQAPAATKGVAETVDADKKRGSMAAIGIPVLAVLVLGAAGFGIYTSFFATEEVVQQQRAPVAPTPTTLLPDQVAIDNYATYLQLFDQAKKGSLDTESKALLLMGQSFFLTRYDDALAASAETLAGELAAQGEVPLVSAALAANEARLAQADAAAALAAAAIADAETAYWGHLGAGVAHALAALDGQHEPPADALDDESTAEAPATAGEDAPDGEAPAADEPGEAEAAEAPESPAVYASLAEHAFRHLKAASDANPDTATPHYWRGRLLAKQGDSDAAIEALEFGSNADPGHVATRLLAGHLYYEDGDLNDATEHLEKIINELSSAASTAERGEAHHLMGMVYMARQQSEESIKMFTEALNLDSSRVDSLRALAEQYEQAERYQEALNFFTTNKNLGQQDPDVMLGIVRSHMGLEQWNEAILKLEDGEKEFPEDARFPFYLGRLNMQRGTFYEARRAFERAVEIDPSLLTAQAALAQLAWRIDSDVARGEEHVRAIIERPEGIDAAIASQVADYYRLSERRALARQWNEEALKLDPNFWNARLNLSRLLLEDGESDKALTLLERARSEGIQDIRLSAYLADAYRQAGQFDRAVDEINKVIEQEPSNEEYIFIRGRIYFDRGNYETAREDFNKAYELNPRYHDAYFFVGRTALAEEDFNTAKRIFGHVLDYQPNHGEYHYYMGRTFETEGSDAQALAQYQRATTVDPAYGVKNPEIYVRRGLMLARTGSTRAGKSDILRALELRPDMLQAQLAMGEANFREQNYPGAIEHYTRALQNSPENPDAQYQLGMALIYEGQRERGARHLQLAIRHGYDNPEIYRRLGYLYRELNQRASALESFKTYLRETADSSVPDATRREMLQQIKELGG, encoded by the coding sequence ATGGAACGCTACTACGTCAAACGCCCCTCCGGTAAGGTCTTCGGCCCCTTCGACCAGAACGCCATCCGGCTGATGCTCCGAGGCAACAAACTCGGCGCCGACGCCCAGGTCTCCACCGATAAAGAGACCTGGACCCCGATCTCAAACGTGGCGGCATTTGCCGAAGATGCCGGTGGAAACACCACCCGGGCAGGCTTTGCGGGCCAGGATCTGCCCGTCTCCGCCAGCGCCCCGGCGCTTCCCGCGCCCCGATCGGCCCCCGATCTCCCCCGGCCGAAGCTCGGCGACCTGCCCAAACCCAAACTCGCCGACCTCCCCCGGGCCAAAGCCGATGTGCCCGCGCTTCCCCGGCCAAAGCTCAGCGACCTGCCCCGCCCCGCGGGCAGCAATCTGCCACGCTCTGCCGCCAGCGATTTGCCCACCGCCGCGGGCAACGACCTGCCCACCGCTGTCCTTAAAAACCTGCCCACCGCCGCGGGCGTCAATCTGCCGGCGAGCCCTGAAGACGACGACCTCTTTGCAGCCCCGATTCAGGATGACGACGACCTCTTTGCAGCCCCCCTCAGCGCCGCGCAAGACGACCTCTTTGCGGCACCTGCAACCGTTGAGGCCGAGGACGACCTCTTTGCCTCTCCGGCCGGCATGGCCGACCCCGCCGACAATCTCTTCGCTGCTCCCCTGGGCGCGGAGCCCAGTGACGATCTCTTCGCAGCTCCCCTGGGCGCGGAGCCCAGTGACGACCTCTTCGCTGCACCGGTCGGCGCGGAGCCCAGTGACGACCTCTTCGCCGCTCCCGTAGGCCAAGATGCGGCTGACGACCTCTTCGCCGCTCCCGTAGGCCAAGATGCCGCCGAGGACCTCTTCGCCGCCCCGGCCGGCATGGCCGAAGACAGCGATGATCTCTTCGCTGCTCCCGCGGGCGATGATCCCTTTGCCGCTCCCGTCGGTTTCGACGACGATCCCTTCGCCGCCCCCGCCCCCGCCCCCGCGGGCGATGATCCCTTTGCCGCTCCCGCCCCGGATCCCTTCGCTGACGGCGCCGGCGACGACCTCTTCGCCGCCCCGGTCATGGACGACGAAGACCTCTTCGCCGACGCTCCGGCCGACGAAGACGATTTTCTGGGCGGCGACCAGGGCTTCTCCTTCCTGGATGAAGAACCCGAAGAGGACGAGTGGGGTCAACAACTTCAGGGCAATGATGCCTTTGGCAGCGACGACCTCGGGGTCAACGAAGCCGACTGGGGCGATGACTTGATGGGCGGCCCGGCTCCGCCTTCGGTGCAACCGCCCCCTGCCCAGCCCCGGGCTCCCGCCTCGCCTCGCTCCGCGGCTCCCGCCCCCCAGGGGCACGACCCGTTCCGACCGGCATCTTCCGGCATCCGAGAGCAGGCGCCCGCCGCCACCAAAGGCGTGGCTGAGACCGTCGACGCCGACAAAAAACGCGGCTCCATGGCGGCCATCGGCATCCCGGTGCTCGCCGTCCTGGTGCTGGGGGCCGCCGGGTTTGGCATCTACACATCGTTCTTCGCGACCGAAGAAGTCGTCCAGCAGCAACGCGCTCCGGTGGCCCCCACCCCGACGACGCTGCTCCCCGATCAGGTGGCCATCGATAACTACGCCACCTACTTGCAGCTCTTTGACCAGGCCAAAAAAGGCAGCCTCGATACCGAGAGCAAAGCCCTTTTGCTGATGGGCCAGTCCTTCTTTTTGACGCGCTACGACGACGCGCTGGCGGCCAGCGCCGAAACCCTGGCCGGCGAACTGGCAGCCCAGGGCGAGGTGCCCCTGGTCAGCGCCGCACTCGCCGCCAATGAAGCCCGTCTGGCGCAGGCCGATGCGGCCGCCGCCCTGGCAGCCGCGGCCATCGCCGACGCCGAGACCGCCTACTGGGGCCACCTCGGCGCCGGAGTGGCCCACGCACTGGCCGCGCTCGATGGCCAACACGAGCCCCCGGCCGACGCCCTCGATGATGAGAGTACGGCAGAGGCTCCGGCCACCGCCGGCGAAGACGCGCCCGATGGTGAGGCCCCCGCCGCCGATGAGCCCGGGGAGGCCGAAGCCGCCGAGGCCCCCGAATCCCCCGCGGTGTACGCATCGCTGGCCGAACACGCCTTCCGCCACCTCAAAGCCGCCAGCGACGCCAACCCGGACACGGCCACCCCGCACTACTGGCGAGGACGTCTCCTTGCCAAACAAGGCGATTCAGACGCCGCGATCGAGGCCCTGGAGTTCGGAAGCAACGCCGATCCCGGCCACGTGGCCACCCGTCTGCTGGCCGGTCACCTCTACTACGAGGATGGCGACCTCAACGACGCCACCGAGCACCTTGAGAAGATCATCAATGAGCTGAGCAGCGCCGCCTCCACCGCCGAGCGCGGCGAGGCGCATCACCTCATGGGCATGGTCTACATGGCCCGCCAGCAGAGCGAAGAGTCCATCAAGATGTTCACCGAGGCTCTCAACCTCGACAGCTCTCGCGTCGACAGCCTGCGGGCGCTGGCCGAGCAGTACGAGCAGGCCGAGCGCTATCAGGAAGCCCTCAACTTCTTCACCACCAACAAGAATCTCGGCCAGCAGGACCCCGACGTCATGCTCGGCATCGTCCGCTCCCATATGGGACTTGAGCAGTGGAACGAGGCCATCCTCAAACTCGAAGATGGCGAGAAAGAGTTTCCCGAAGATGCCCGATTCCCCTTCTATCTGGGCCGACTCAATATGCAGCGCGGCACCTTCTACGAAGCTCGCCGGGCTTTTGAGCGCGCCGTCGAAATCGATCCCAGCCTGCTGACCGCGCAGGCCGCCCTGGCCCAGCTCGCCTGGCGTATCGACAGCGATGTGGCCCGCGGCGAAGAGCATGTGCGCGCGATCATCGAGCGCCCCGAAGGCATCGACGCGGCCATCGCCTCGCAGGTCGCCGACTACTACCGCCTCTCCGAACGTCGTGCGCTCGCGCGTCAGTGGAACGAAGAAGCTCTGAAGCTCGACCCCAACTTCTGGAACGCTCGCCTCAATCTCTCGCGCCTGCTGCTCGAAGATGGCGAAAGCGACAAGGCCCTGACCCTCCTGGAGCGCGCCCGCTCTGAGGGCATCCAGGATATTCGGCTCTCCGCCTACCTGGCCGATGCCTACCGGCAGGCCGGTCAGTTCGACCGCGCCGTCGACGAGATCAACAAGGTCATCGAGCAAGAGCCCTCCAACGAGGAGTACATCTTTATCCGCGGACGCATCTACTTCGACCGCGGCAACTACGAGACCGCCCGCGAAGACTTCAACAAAGCCTACGAGCTCAATCCGCGCTACCACGACGCCTACTTCTTTGTGGGACGCACCGCCCTGGCCGAAGAAGACTTCAACACCGCCAAGCGCATCTTCGGACACGTGCTCGACTATCAGCCCAACCATGGCGAGTATCACTACTACATGGGCCGCACCTTTGAGACCGAGGGCAGCGATGCTCAGGCCCTGGCCCAGTACCAGCGCGCCACGACGGTCGATCCGGCCTACGGCGTCAAAAATCCCGAAATTTATGTGCGCCGCGGCCTGATGCTCGCTCGTACTGGCTCGACGCGGGCGGGCAAGAGTGACATCCTGCGCGCTCTGGAGCTGCGCCCGGACATGCTCCAGGCTCAGCTGGCCATGGGAGAAGCCAACTTCCGTGAACAAAACTACCCGGGCGCCATTGAGCACTATACCCGGGCGTTGCAAAACTCCCCGGAGAACCCCGACGCCCAGTACCAACTCGGCATGGCGCTGATCTACGAAGGGCAACGCGAACGCGGGGCTCGCCATCTCCAGCTGGCCATCCGTCACGGCTACGATAACCCCGAAATCTACCGCCGTCTGGGCTACCTCTACCGCGAGCTCAATCAGCGCGCCTCGGCGCTCGAGTCTTTCAAAACTTACCTGCGCGAAACCGCCGACAGCTCCGTGCCCGACGCCACGCGCCGCGAGATGTTGCAACAAATTAAAGAGCTGGGAGGCTGA
- a CDS encoding DUF4388 domain-containing protein, translating to MENLLIISADASLFERLEGALATHASVARASSWDAARQQLMKYPARVVVVGPDLAQPSQSAQFVALDSVLSKDGTPAFLLAERLTPALVQVGEAFASIADVLALPRNPDDWRALLEMLLKALQAQPPSQANQDSPFGASSPQLSVRLPKLARGTLSSLSFSRLLYSISMHRESGVLTLQSGHINRVFGFKGGHFLEPMPGAALADSAALTGVFAWPDGEFTFHQNTNLQGTRTSLVPLMVQGVNTHLPQREIMNRLMPMMASYPVLTQFWEKRRASLRWGVLAKLMGGCDGQRSLERLLSLMGSDVTEGFRAALFAKEIDLWVFRREPCARAVTIHYDHLATGSTPATTSPASNRPARTSSSANSRQVQPAAFQAPAGLRPATGRTQSLDVQLREKLQSLEQMSSHEIFGVWKGCGREVVKERFYILVKEHHPDVYGGNVSAEIKDTAQRIFIGVRNAYTELMKVEHEQTLPPPGATASSPTPPAPGQPAFTPRKRLSTLHPGQFHSGEPQGLDEESQVRFTPRTQTPGRVRRDSTPIRMKRTPTNHHPDLQNHGAPPASGHTTPSGQPQGSPSNAQETRRDRTASLSGARLKRTTSLSGAGLGRESSDVEWRKEQLERLGKSPTRTRRPTPAPLNNAGIPGPADPARDAFNAGYPLFKQLAFRDALPHLQRALKLEPQNGLYMTFEAYTRFQLDAHQADAALAQLDKAISSGHRQAMPDAHLFSGIILKAQGKERQAYECFQNAYRLNPASLEAEREIRLYERRHSADEGQRGFFKNLFKK from the coding sequence ATGGAGAACCTCCTCATTATCAGCGCCGACGCCTCTCTCTTCGAGAGGCTTGAAGGCGCGCTCGCCACACACGCCAGCGTGGCCCGGGCCAGCTCCTGGGACGCCGCACGCCAGCAGTTGATGAAGTACCCGGCCCGGGTTGTTGTGGTGGGCCCCGATCTTGCGCAACCCTCCCAGAGCGCCCAGTTTGTGGCCCTGGACAGCGTGCTCAGCAAAGACGGCACTCCGGCTTTTTTGCTGGCCGAGCGCCTCACACCGGCCCTGGTGCAGGTCGGAGAGGCCTTCGCCAGCATCGCCGACGTCCTGGCGCTGCCGCGCAACCCCGATGACTGGCGAGCCCTGCTGGAGATGCTTCTTAAAGCCCTTCAAGCGCAGCCGCCTTCCCAGGCAAACCAGGACTCCCCCTTCGGAGCGTCGTCCCCTCAGCTCTCGGTGCGCCTGCCGAAGTTGGCCCGGGGCACACTCAGCTCGCTCTCGTTTTCGCGCCTGCTCTACAGCATCTCCATGCACCGGGAGTCTGGCGTTCTCACCCTGCAATCCGGCCATATCAACCGGGTCTTCGGCTTCAAAGGCGGCCACTTCCTGGAGCCGATGCCGGGCGCCGCGCTGGCAGATAGCGCCGCACTCACCGGCGTCTTCGCCTGGCCCGATGGCGAGTTCACCTTTCATCAGAACACCAACCTGCAGGGCACGCGCACCTCGCTGGTCCCGCTGATGGTTCAGGGCGTCAACACGCACCTGCCCCAGCGCGAGATCATGAACCGTCTGATGCCCATGATGGCATCCTACCCGGTGCTGACCCAGTTCTGGGAGAAGCGTCGCGCCTCCCTGCGCTGGGGGGTGCTGGCGAAGTTGATGGGAGGATGCGACGGGCAACGCTCCCTCGAAAGGCTCCTCAGCCTGATGGGCAGCGATGTCACCGAGGGCTTTCGTGCGGCGCTCTTTGCCAAAGAGATCGATCTGTGGGTCTTTCGCCGCGAGCCCTGCGCGCGGGCGGTGACCATCCACTACGACCACCTCGCCACCGGCTCCACCCCGGCCACCACCTCACCAGCGTCGAATCGCCCGGCACGCACCTCCTCGTCGGCGAACTCCAGGCAGGTGCAGCCGGCGGCATTTCAGGCCCCAGCGGGCCTGCGACCGGCCACCGGGCGTACCCAGAGTCTGGATGTCCAGCTGCGCGAGAAGCTCCAGAGCCTGGAGCAGATGAGCTCTCATGAGATCTTCGGCGTCTGGAAGGGCTGCGGACGCGAAGTGGTCAAAGAACGCTTCTACATTCTGGTCAAAGAGCACCACCCCGATGTCTACGGTGGCAACGTCTCTGCTGAGATCAAAGACACCGCTCAGCGCATCTTCATCGGCGTGCGCAACGCCTACACCGAGTTGATGAAGGTCGAGCACGAACAGACCCTTCCCCCGCCCGGCGCCACCGCGTCCTCCCCGACGCCGCCCGCGCCGGGTCAGCCTGCCTTTACCCCGCGCAAGCGCCTGAGCACGCTTCACCCGGGCCAATTCCACAGCGGTGAACCCCAGGGCCTCGACGAAGAGTCCCAGGTGCGTTTTACCCCGCGCACGCAGACCCCGGGGCGAGTTCGACGCGACTCCACGCCGATCCGCATGAAGCGTACCCCGACCAATCATCACCCCGATCTCCAGAATCACGGCGCCCCCCCGGCCTCCGGGCACACCACGCCCTCCGGCCAGCCCCAGGGCTCACCGAGCAACGCCCAGGAGACGCGCCGCGACCGCACCGCCTCGCTCTCCGGGGCGCGACTTAAACGCACCACCTCGCTCTCGGGAGCCGGCCTGGGCCGGGAATCCTCCGATGTCGAGTGGCGTAAAGAGCAACTGGAGCGCCTGGGTAAAAGCCCCACGCGCACACGCCGGCCCACCCCGGCTCCGCTGAACAACGCCGGCATTCCCGGCCCGGCCGACCCGGCCCGAGACGCCTTCAATGCCGGCTACCCCCTCTTCAAACAGCTGGCCTTCCGCGACGCCCTTCCCCACCTGCAGCGCGCCCTCAAACTGGAGCCGCAGAACGGGCTCTACATGACCTTTGAGGCCTACACCCGCTTCCAGCTCGACGCCCACCAGGCCGACGCCGCCCTGGCCCAGCTCGATAAAGCCATCTCCTCCGGGCACCGCCAGGCCATGCCCGATGCCCACCTCTTCAGCGGCATCATCCTCAAAGCCCAGGGCAAAGAACGCCAGGCCTACGAGTGCTTCCAGAACGCCTACCGACTCAACCCGGCCAGCCTGGAAGCCGAGCGGGAGATCCGCCTCTACGAACGGCGCCACAGCGCCGACGAGGGCCAGCGGGGCTTCTTTAAAAACCTGTTTAAAAAATAG